A genomic region of Candidatus Delongbacteria bacterium contains the following coding sequences:
- a CDS encoding YeeE/YedE family protein translates to MAPFPLESIFGSAINNLVYILIGLGFGAVLEMSGFGDTNKLAAQFYFKELTVLKVMFTAIVVAMVLIFLASGLGLLDFSRVWVNPTFLWPGIVGGLIMGFGFVIGGFCPGTSLVAVATFKVDGMFFLAGVFGGIFIFGETVADIDGFWHASSMGRFMLPEWLGLSTGLVVLAVVAMALFMFWGAEKIEAAAGLTRTARAARGQRMAAAALVLVALGVVAVGQPDLEDRWNQVAASKDSLLTGRAVYLEAAEVAHIMGDDQIRLHLVDLRPEAQYNIFHLARSHRRSPASMERLARDLEGSPANTVVILVDGDERLATQAWKDLAALKVPNAYILEGGIPAWLGHVMPGLELEPGTPLESLFPMALGARSEASEAGHEALEASYVPKLKLSSGPAVKKGGCG, encoded by the coding sequence TGGCGGCCCAGTTCTACTTCAAGGAACTGACCGTGCTGAAGGTGATGTTCACCGCGATCGTGGTGGCCATGGTGCTGATCTTCCTGGCCAGCGGTCTGGGCCTGCTGGACTTCAGCCGGGTCTGGGTCAACCCCACCTTCCTCTGGCCGGGCATCGTGGGCGGTCTGATCATGGGTTTCGGCTTCGTGATCGGTGGCTTCTGCCCGGGCACCTCGCTGGTGGCGGTGGCCACTTTCAAGGTCGACGGAATGTTCTTTCTGGCCGGCGTGTTCGGAGGCATCTTCATCTTCGGTGAGACAGTGGCCGACATCGATGGCTTCTGGCATGCCTCGAGCATGGGACGTTTCATGCTGCCCGAATGGCTGGGACTGAGCACGGGCCTGGTGGTGCTGGCCGTGGTGGCCATGGCGCTGTTCATGTTCTGGGGTGCCGAGAAGATCGAAGCGGCCGCGGGCCTGACACGCACCGCGCGCGCCGCCCGTGGTCAGCGGATGGCCGCCGCGGCGCTGGTGCTGGTCGCGCTGGGTGTGGTGGCCGTGGGACAACCGGACCTGGAGGATCGCTGGAACCAGGTCGCCGCCTCGAAGGACAGTCTGCTGACGGGCCGTGCGGTGTATCTCGAAGCCGCCGAAGTGGCTCACATCATGGGCGACGACCAGATCCGGCTCCATCTGGTGGACCTGCGCCCTGAAGCCCAGTACAACATCTTCCATCTGGCGCGCTCGCACCGGAGGAGTCCCGCGAGCATGGAGCGGCTGGCGCGTGATCTGGAAGGCAGCCCGGCCAACACGGTGGTGATCCTGGTGGACGGCGACGAACGTCTGGCAACCCAGGCCTGGAAGGATCTGGCGGCACTCAAGGTGCCCAACGCCTACATCCTTGAGGGCGGAATTCCGGCCTGGCTCGGGCACGTCATGCCGGGTCTGGAGCTGGAGCCCGGAACTCCCCTCGAATCACTGTTCCCCATGGCCCTGGGTGCGCGCAGCGAGGCCTCCGAAGCGGGACATGAGGCGCTCGAGGCCAGCTATGTGCCCAAGCTGAAACTGAGCAGTGGCCCGGCGGTGAAGAAAGGTGGCTGCGGCTGA